The Nerophis ophidion isolate RoL-2023_Sa linkage group LG07, RoL_Noph_v1.0, whole genome shotgun sequence genome contains a region encoding:
- the LOC133555677 gene encoding MAGUK p55 subfamily member 2-like — MSENTVSSTTANDLDLIYLKGIMESPQEEEEDPEQLHLSPVRKNNMELLQEILSDLDPFTHCCDAAAELSHLLTQPHVQSLLETHDSVASKEDGSQPPSPCDFMSNERHRDQVFSKFQPPPDAVRMVGIRKVAGENLGVTFKVEHGELVIARILHGGMIDQQGLLRVGDVIKEVNGRDVGQDPRVLQEELQAASQAVVLKILPSYHETNPPRQMFFKCHYDYDPACDNLIPCREAGLKFHTGDILHIVNQDDVNWWQARHVEGGPAGLIPSQMLEEKRKAFVKKDIELLPAGNLCTGVGVKRKKKMMYVTTKNADFDRHEILLYEEVAKVPPFKRKTLVVIGAQGVGRRRLKNMLLLRDPHLFGTTIPYTSRKPKKEERESRTYAFTSRNKMEADIKNGCYLEYGECDGSLYGIKMDAIHEVVEAGRICILDAHPQSLKVLRTSEFLPFVVFLQSPDFEVLKAKNCPSVEVDESTKVLSDEELQRTCEESAKIQAAYGHYFDFTIQNNNLEESYCQVKAALDMVSRSHQWVPVTWVF; from the exons gaggaagaagaggacccTGAGCAGCTGCATCTGTCCCCAGTGAGGAAGAACAACATGGAGCTGCTGCAGGAGATCCTGAGTGATTTGGATCCTTTCACACATTGTTGTGACGCTGCTGCTGAACTCTCTCACTTGCTGACACAACCTCACGTCCAG TCATTACTAGAAACTCACGATTCAGTGGCGTCCAAAGAAGACGGCAGCCAACCTCCAAGTCCCTGCGACTTCATGAGCAACGAGCGCCATCGCGACCAAGTCTTCAGCAAGTTCCAGCCGCCGCCTGATGCTGTGCGCATGGTGGGCATACGCAAAGTGGCAGGAGAAAACCTG GGTGTAACCTTCAAGGTGGAACATGGCGAGTTAGTGATAGCACGAATCCTGCATGGCGGAATGATCGACCAGCAAGGTCTGCTGCGTGTTGGTGATGTCATCAAAGAA GTGAACGGCAGAGACGTGGGACAGGATCCTCGAGTCCTGCAGGAAGAACTGCAAGCTGCCAGTCAAGCTGTGGTTCTAAAAATCCTCCCAAGCTACCATGAAACTAATCCCCCAAGACAG ATGTTCTTCAAGTGTCACTATGACTACGATCCAGCGTGTGACAACCTGATTCCCTGCAGAGAAGCAGGGTTAAAGTTCCACACAGGAGATATTCTGCACATCGTCAACCAGGATGATGTCAACTGGTGGCAG GCTCGGCATGTGGAAGGCGGGCCCGCGGGTTTGATTCCCAGTCAAATGCTGGAAGAGAAAAGGAAAGCCTTTGTGAAAAAAGACATTGAGCTTCTTCCTGCAG GTAACTTGTGCACAGGTGTTGGcgtgaaaagaaagaaaaaaatgatgTACGTCACCACAAAGAATGCAG ACTTTGACCGCCATGAGATCTTGCTGTACGAGGAGGTGGCCAAAGTTCCTCCCTTCAAGCGTAAAACTCTGGTGGTGATCGGGGCTCAAGGTGTGGGAAGACGTCGCCTGAAGAACATGCTCCTGCTCCGAGACCCTCATCTTTTTGGAACCACCATCCCGT ATACTTCCAGGAAGCCCAAAAAGGAAGAGCGCGAGAGTCGGACGTACGCGTTCACCAGCCGCAACAAGATGGAGGCCGACATCAAGAACGGTTGCTACCTTGAGTACGGCGAGTGTGACGGCAGTTTGTACGGGATCAAGATGGACGCCATTCACGAGGTGGTGGAGGCGGGGCGCATCTGCATTCTGGACGCCCACCCTCAG TCTCTCAAAGTTCTGAGGACGTCCGAGTTTTTGCCGTTTGTGGTGTTCCTTCAATCCCCAGACTTTGAGGTCCTCAAGGCTAAGAATTGTCCCAGCGTGGAGGTGGACGAGTCGACCAAAGTTCTTTCA GATGAGGAGTTGCAGAGAACGTGTGAAGAGAGCGCTAAAATCCAAGCGGCTTACGGTCATTACTTCGACTTCACCATCCAGAACAACAACCTGGAGGAAAGCTACTGTCAGGTCAAAGCTGCCCTGGACATGGTCTCCAGAAGCCATCAGTGGGTTCCTGTCACCTGGGTCTTCTAG